Proteins co-encoded in one Deltaproteobacteria bacterium genomic window:
- a CDS encoding SPFH domain-containing protein codes for MAILDLIEWATQSADDLVFRFVPPQATGIRLGAQLVVREAQAAVFMRDGQALDLFGPGRHTLSTLNLPLVGRLLGKVFGGATPFHTEVVFISTRLVTDVKWGTRSPVPMRDAELGLVRVRAFGSSSLRVADPGLFVNTVVAQRSRFTTADIVEFLKDAIIARLADVLGENMKSIFDLASLYDEISAAAKVRTKVDFEKLGLELVDFYINAVTPPEEVQKKIDERAGMAALGDMNRYTQYKAAEALGAAASNPGGGGLAGAGVALALGVEMAKSLSGAINPPVAAPAQAAPASGPTVACPACQAPSPAGANFCAQCGAKIPKSAFCTQCGAAIPAGAKFCPGCGQKTA; via the coding sequence ATGGCAATTCTCGACCTCATCGAATGGGCGACGCAGTCCGCGGACGATCTGGTCTTCCGCTTCGTTCCCCCGCAAGCGACCGGCATCCGCCTCGGCGCGCAGCTCGTGGTGCGCGAGGCGCAGGCCGCGGTATTCATGCGCGACGGCCAGGCGCTCGACCTCTTCGGGCCCGGCCGACACACCCTGTCGACGCTGAACCTTCCCCTCGTCGGGCGGCTCCTGGGCAAGGTGTTCGGGGGCGCGACGCCGTTTCACACCGAGGTCGTTTTCATTTCCACCCGGCTCGTCACCGACGTGAAATGGGGCACGCGTTCGCCGGTGCCCATGCGCGACGCCGAACTCGGGCTCGTGCGCGTGCGGGCGTTCGGCTCGTCGAGCCTGCGCGTCGCCGACCCCGGCCTGTTCGTGAACACCGTCGTCGCGCAGCGCTCGCGATTCACCACCGCGGACATCGTCGAGTTTCTGAAGGACGCGATCATCGCCCGGCTCGCCGACGTGCTCGGCGAGAACATGAAGTCGATCTTCGACCTCGCCTCGCTCTATGACGAAATCTCGGCCGCCGCGAAGGTGCGCACGAAGGTCGATTTCGAGAAGCTCGGCCTGGAACTGGTGGACTTCTACATCAACGCGGTCACGCCGCCCGAGGAAGTTCAGAAGAAGATCGACGAGCGCGCGGGCATGGCGGCGCTGGGCGACATGAACCGCTACACGCAGTACAAGGCCGCCGAAGCTCTCGGCGCCGCCGCGTCGAACCCGGGAGGCGGCGGACTGGCGGGCGCGGGCGTCGCGCTCGCGCTGGGCGTCGAGATGGCGAAGTCATTGAGCGGCGCGATAAATCCGCCGGTGGCTGCACCCGCGCAGGCAGCGCCGGCTTCCGGGCCGACGGTCGCGTGCCCCGCGTGCCAGGCGCCCAGCCCCGCGGGCGCGAATTTCTGCGCGCAGTGCGGCGCGAAAATTCCGAAGTCCGCATTTTGCACGCAGTGCGGAGCGGCGATTCCCGCCGGCGCGAAGTTTTGCCCGGGATGTGGACAGAAGACGGCTTGA
- a CDS encoding SUMF1/EgtB/PvdO family nonheme iron enzyme — translation MTAQRKKIEVTDETGDFETTKSKGRVRLLVEALVVCAIIAVVYFSDRDVSGPPRQSGLPVAGSPVAATPIPLNGQAEPVVGTGGEDPMIAIPGGAFRMGCVEGDAQCDAHERPAHDVSLPAFELDLHEVSVAAYRECVRAGVCAIPSINAEKEAERYYNWGKDDRDAHPVNGVSWYEAESYCRWKGKRLPTEAEFEYALRAGRATKWPWGETDDAPPEGFGNYADTSAKQVFTSWEIYETYTDGHVGTAPVCSFVRNAFGLCDVSGNIYEWTADWYDADAYSKSTMEDPRGALSGGERVIRGGSWDAFRTGQRSSYRFRTTPVARSNSYGFRCARSAS, via the coding sequence ATGACGGCCCAGCGAAAGAAGATCGAGGTCACGGACGAGACGGGCGATTTCGAGACGACGAAGTCGAAAGGGCGCGTGCGCCTGCTCGTCGAAGCGCTCGTCGTGTGCGCCATCATCGCCGTCGTGTACTTCAGTGACCGCGACGTCTCCGGTCCGCCTCGGCAGTCGGGCTTGCCGGTCGCGGGCTCGCCGGTTGCGGCCACGCCGATTCCGCTGAATGGTCAAGCCGAGCCGGTGGTCGGCACCGGCGGCGAAGACCCGATGATCGCGATCCCCGGCGGGGCGTTTCGCATGGGGTGCGTGGAGGGCGACGCGCAGTGCGACGCGCACGAGCGGCCGGCCCACGATGTGAGTCTCCCGGCGTTCGAACTGGATCTGCACGAAGTCTCGGTCGCGGCGTATCGGGAGTGCGTTCGCGCCGGAGTGTGCGCGATTCCGAGCATCAACGCCGAGAAAGAAGCGGAGCGGTACTACAACTGGGGCAAGGACGACCGCGACGCGCATCCGGTCAACGGCGTGAGCTGGTACGAAGCCGAGAGCTATTGCCGTTGGAAGGGCAAACGCCTGCCGACCGAGGCTGAGTTCGAGTACGCATTGCGAGCGGGCCGGGCGACCAAGTGGCCCTGGGGCGAAACCGACGACGCACCGCCAGAGGGCTTCGGCAACTACGCCGACACGTCGGCCAAACAGGTCTTTACCTCGTGGGAAATCTACGAGACCTACACCGACGGCCACGTCGGCACCGCGCCGGTCTGTTCGTTCGTGAGAAACGCCTTCGGTCTGTGCGACGTGAGCGGCAACATCTACGAGTGGACGGCGGACTGGTACGACGCCGACGCGTATTCGAAGTCGACGATGGAGGATCCACGCGGCGCGCTCTCGGGCGGCGAGCGCGTGATTCGCGGCGGCTCATGGGACGCGTTCCGCACCGGCCAGCGCTCGTCGTACCGGTTCCGCACGACCCCCGTGGCGCGCAGCAATTCCTATGGATTCCGCTGCGCGCGTTCCGCGTCGTGA
- a CDS encoding AMP-binding protein, whose translation MKLLSRRAEIALSPADDFEPVHATAPAAFAARVREFGDRVALRRKEFGLWREFTWRDYDRQVRACFHGLAALGARERECVALIAENRPEWLFIDLAVLHLRGITAAIYVTSAADQVEYIVDHCEARFFFVENEEQLDKWYEFRARAPRVEKVIVLDREGLRHVTDSQVMFFDDFLELGRAHEAQHPELFGRASESVEPGDTAIIVYTSGTTGPPKGAMLTHHNLMWTCASLGRANPIHAGDEVLSFLPLCHIAERVMSTFNQLSFGYTVNFAERLDTVPQNLREISPTVFFAVPRIWEKFHSRVKIGMREAAWFNRIAYGIALRAGRRHAEAVLKNGGASVGVRLAFALAHVAVFHPLKKRLGLERVRFALSGAAPISPEVLAFFHAMGLWVREVYGQTEGSGPATIHYADRIKPGTVGRPIPGCDVKIAPDGEILVRGGNVFAGYYKNPQATRDALADGWLASGDVGEFDDEGFLRITDRKKDIIINSAGKNIAPQNIENRLKASPYIQDAVAIGDRRPYVTALVLIDEEHVVKFAQDERIPFTTYASLARHERIRDLIQTEVDEVNRHLARVEQIKTFAILDKRLDQEDGELTPTMKVKRKKINEIYRDVIEALYR comes from the coding sequence ATGAAACTTCTTTCCCGACGCGCGGAGATCGCTTTGAGCCCGGCCGACGACTTCGAGCCCGTGCATGCCACCGCCCCCGCGGCGTTTGCCGCGCGCGTGCGCGAATTCGGCGATCGCGTGGCGCTGCGGCGCAAGGAATTCGGCCTGTGGCGGGAATTCACCTGGCGCGACTACGACCGCCAGGTGCGCGCGTGCTTCCACGGTCTCGCCGCGCTGGGCGCGCGCGAACGCGAGTGCGTGGCGCTGATTGCCGAAAACCGGCCCGAATGGCTGTTCATCGACCTAGCCGTGCTGCACCTTCGCGGCATCACCGCGGCGATCTACGTGACGAGCGCCGCGGATCAGGTCGAGTACATCGTCGATCACTGCGAAGCGCGATTCTTCTTCGTCGAAAACGAGGAACAGCTCGACAAGTGGTATGAGTTCCGCGCCCGCGCGCCGCGCGTCGAAAAGGTCATTGTGCTCGACCGCGAAGGGCTGCGGCACGTCACCGACTCGCAGGTGATGTTCTTTGACGACTTCCTCGAACTCGGCCGCGCGCACGAGGCGCAACATCCCGAGCTGTTCGGCCGTGCGTCGGAGAGTGTGGAGCCCGGCGACACGGCGATCATCGTCTACACGTCCGGCACGACCGGGCCGCCCAAGGGCGCGATGCTCACGCACCACAATCTCATGTGGACGTGCGCGTCGCTCGGTCGCGCGAACCCCATCCATGCGGGCGACGAGGTGCTCTCGTTCCTGCCGCTGTGCCACATCGCCGAACGCGTGATGAGCACATTCAATCAGCTTTCGTTCGGGTACACGGTGAACTTTGCCGAGCGGCTCGACACGGTGCCGCAGAACCTGCGCGAGATCTCGCCGACGGTGTTTTTCGCGGTGCCCCGCATCTGGGAAAAGTTCCACTCGCGGGTGAAGATCGGCATGCGCGAGGCCGCGTGGTTCAATCGCATCGCCTACGGGATCGCCCTGCGCGCGGGACGGCGGCACGCCGAAGCCGTCCTGAAAAACGGTGGCGCATCGGTGGGCGTTCGGCTTGCTTTCGCCCTCGCGCACGTCGCCGTGTTTCATCCGCTCAAAAAACGCCTCGGCCTCGAACGCGTGCGTTTCGCGCTGTCGGGCGCGGCGCCGATCTCGCCGGAGGTACTCGCGTTTTTCCACGCGATGGGGCTTTGGGTGCGAGAGGTGTACGGCCAGACGGAGGGTTCGGGCCCGGCGACGATCCACTATGCGGACCGCATCAAGCCCGGCACGGTGGGACGGCCGATTCCCGGCTGCGACGTGAAGATCGCACCCGACGGCGAGATTTTGGTTCGGGGCGGCAACGTCTTCGCGGGCTACTACAAGAATCCGCAGGCGACGCGCGACGCGTTGGCGGACGGCTGGCTCGCGAGCGGCGACGTGGGCGAATTCGACGACGAGGGATTCCTGCGCATCACCGACCGCAAGAAAGACATCATCATCAACAGCGCCGGCAAGAACATCGCGCCGCAGAACATCGAGAACCGGCTGAAGGCGAGCCCGTACATTCAGGATGCCGTGGCGATCGGTGACCGCCGACCCTACGTCACCGCGCTCGTCCTCATCGACGAGGAGCACGTCGTGAAATTCGCGCAGGACGAGCGCATTCCGTTTACGACCTACGCCAGCCTCGCGCGGCACGAGCGAATCCGCGACCTGATTCAGACGGAGGTCGACGAGGTGAATCGCCATCTGGCGCGCGTCGAGCAGATCAAGACCTTCGCGATCCTCGACAAACGGCTCGATCAGGAGGACGGCGAACTGACGCCGACCATGAAAGTGAAACGCAAGAAGATCAACGAGATTTACCGCGACGTGATCGAGGCGCTCTACCGATGA
- a CDS encoding GMC family oxidoreductase produces the protein MTLSKREVRERLFHGDRIATDVDERADVVVIGSGPGGAATADLLGAAGLDVIVCEEGGWFDESDYNGSFPDMSRKLYRDSGGTIALGHPPIIIPLGRVVGGTAHINSGTCFRTPDHVLRNWALLHGVEAMSPEEMAPVFDEVERRLSVHELPREILGQNAFIVERGAKALGLNFRPLRHNGRDCKGCGTCTFGCVDGGKQSPDAAYIPHFVGRGGRVYTRTRIERLLLRGRRAEGVEGRLCDALGQPTSRRFRVRAKLVVLAAGTISSPAFLLKNRVGLSSGEVGRNLTIHPAARVAALMDEEVRGWVGVPQGSYIDDFAKDGIMFEGIFVPPSVGAVTFPETGPALKNFMMNYSRMSMYGAMISDTSRGRVIYARKRPIMLYQMNRLDAERMLRAAVILCRIYAAAGAKRLYPKIGPMKEIGLNQIDEIARRKPRASDFEMMAFHPLGTCRMGGDPSRSVVDSWGKVHDAEGLFVIDGSVMPSPLGVNPQITIFAFAHRAARHIAANFSRYA, from the coding sequence ATGACGCTCTCCAAGCGCGAGGTGCGCGAACGGCTGTTCCACGGCGATCGCATCGCGACGGACGTGGACGAGCGCGCCGACGTGGTCGTCATCGGCTCGGGTCCGGGCGGCGCGGCGACCGCCGATCTGCTCGGCGCGGCTGGGCTCGACGTGATCGTCTGCGAAGAAGGGGGTTGGTTCGACGAGTCGGACTACAACGGCAGCTTCCCCGACATGTCCCGAAAGCTCTACCGAGACTCCGGGGGCACGATCGCGCTCGGCCATCCCCCGATCATCATCCCCCTCGGCAGGGTCGTGGGCGGCACGGCGCATATCAACTCGGGCACGTGCTTTCGCACGCCCGATCATGTTTTACGCAACTGGGCGCTCTTGCACGGCGTCGAGGCGATGAGCCCCGAAGAGATGGCGCCGGTCTTCGACGAGGTCGAGCGTCGCCTGTCGGTGCACGAACTGCCCCGCGAGATCCTCGGCCAAAATGCGTTCATCGTGGAGCGCGGCGCGAAGGCGCTCGGGCTCAACTTCCGCCCGCTGCGTCACAACGGCCGCGATTGCAAGGGCTGCGGCACCTGCACCTTTGGGTGCGTGGACGGGGGCAAACAATCGCCCGACGCCGCGTACATCCCCCATTTCGTCGGACGCGGAGGGCGCGTCTATACGCGGACGCGGATCGAACGGCTGCTCCTGCGCGGTCGTCGCGCCGAGGGCGTCGAGGGGCGGCTGTGCGACGCGCTCGGGCAGCCCACGAGTCGGCGGTTCCGCGTTCGCGCGAAACTCGTGGTGCTCGCGGCGGGGACGATTTCGTCGCCGGCGTTCCTGCTGAAAAACCGCGTGGGGCTGTCGTCGGGCGAGGTGGGCAGAAACCTCACGATCCACCCCGCGGCGCGCGTGGCGGCGCTGATGGACGAAGAGGTGCGCGGCTGGGTCGGCGTGCCGCAGGGCAGCTATATCGACGACTTCGCCAAGGACGGCATCATGTTCGAGGGCATCTTCGTGCCGCCCTCGGTCGGCGCGGTCACGTTTCCGGAAACGGGACCGGCGCTCAAAAATTTCATGATGAACTACTCACGCATGTCGATGTACGGCGCGATGATCAGCGACACGTCGCGCGGGCGCGTCATCTACGCGCGCAAGCGCCCGATTATGCTCTACCAGATGAACCGGCTCGACGCCGAGCGCATGCTGCGCGCCGCAGTCATCCTGTGCCGCATCTACGCGGCGGCGGGCGCGAAGCGCCTGTATCCGAAGATCGGACCGATGAAGGAGATCGGCCTGAATCAGATCGACGAAATCGCGCGCCGCAAACCGCGCGCGTCCGACTTCGAGATGATGGCGTTCCACCCCCTGGGCACCTGCCGAATGGGTGGAGATCCGTCAAGAAGCGTCGTCGATTCCTGGGGCAAGGTGCATGACGCCGAGGGACTCTTCGTCATCGACGGATCGGTGATGCCCTCTCCGCTGGGCGTCAATCCGCAGATCACCATCTTCGCGTTCGCGCATCGTGCGGCGCGCCACATCGCGGCCAATTTTTCGCGCTACGCGTGA